From a single Micromonospora pallida genomic region:
- a CDS encoding helix-turn-helix domain-containing protein: protein MEPTIGENLAEIRQQSTLTQEQLAERAGVDVGVIRKLEQGARTSARLPTLHALARALGVPTSALIGDTSHAAARAEPNHRPLSLAEIRRAVAPVRGITGTALVPPVGDPPQPKVLQARLHTVDRAYHANDYARVLADMPALLLDVRAAADAADERDQASAYTLLTQTLHLTGNLLIQLRASDLAFAALSGALDAARRASTQVVATTVIQGMCWVLIRQGRFVEAAELAVTTADEVEPRFSRATPDELAAWGWLLTVAAAARARNNEPDVAAELTTAAAAAAVRIGEWAPDPGNLIMVGGFSVNKVQMQRAENAAVAGDPSQVLALAKQVPPGPTAVASSWQRHRLDVAWAYAEQRRYNDATDVLVGLRAAAPAWLRQQRYARDIVRSISTQRRRAMSQELADLAALLGA from the coding sequence ATGGAACCGACCATCGGAGAGAACCTCGCCGAGATTCGCCAACAGTCCACCCTGACGCAGGAGCAGCTCGCCGAGCGTGCCGGTGTGGACGTCGGGGTCATCCGCAAGCTGGAGCAGGGGGCGCGCACGAGCGCCCGGCTGCCGACCCTGCACGCGCTCGCCCGGGCGCTGGGTGTGCCCACCAGCGCGTTGATCGGCGACACCTCCCATGCGGCAGCCCGGGCCGAGCCGAACCACCGGCCGCTGTCGCTCGCGGAGATCCGCCGCGCGGTCGCGCCCGTACGGGGCATCACCGGGACGGCGCTCGTGCCTCCGGTTGGCGACCCGCCGCAGCCGAAGGTGCTGCAGGCGCGTCTGCACACTGTCGACCGCGCCTACCATGCCAACGACTACGCCCGGGTGCTGGCCGACATGCCGGCGCTGCTGCTCGACGTGCGGGCCGCCGCCGACGCGGCCGACGAGCGTGACCAGGCGAGCGCCTACACCCTGCTCACCCAGACCCTGCACCTGACGGGGAATCTCCTGATCCAGCTTCGCGCCAGCGATCTTGCGTTCGCCGCGCTGTCCGGCGCGCTCGACGCCGCGCGCCGGGCCAGCACCCAGGTGGTGGCGACGACCGTCATCCAGGGGATGTGCTGGGTGCTCATCCGGCAGGGCCGGTTCGTCGAGGCGGCCGAACTGGCCGTCACCACCGCCGACGAGGTCGAGCCCAGGTTCAGTCGCGCCACTCCCGATGAGTTGGCCGCGTGGGGGTGGCTGCTCACGGTCGCTGCTGCCGCGCGGGCCCGGAACAACGAGCCCGACGTGGCGGCCGAGCTGACCACCGCTGCGGCTGCCGCAGCGGTCCGGATCGGGGAGTGGGCACCGGATCCCGGAAATCTGATCATGGTAGGTGGGTTCAGCGTCAACAAGGTGCAGATGCAGCGAGCGGAGAACGCGGCGGTGGCCGGCGATCCCAGCCAGGTGCTGGCGCTGGCCAAGCAGGTCCCGCCGGGACCGACGGCGGTGGCGTCCAGTTGGCAGCGGCACCGGCTGGACGTGGCGTGGGCCTACGCCGAGCAGCGTCGCTACAACGACGCGACCGACGTACTGGTCGGCCTGCGGGCCGCCGCGCCCGCCTGGCTGCGGCAGCAGCGGTACGCCCGGGACATCGTCCGGTCCATTTCGACCCAGCGGCGGCGGGCGATGTCACAGGAACTGGCCGACCTGGCCGCACTTCTCGGCGCGTAG
- a CDS encoding uridine kinase family protein, whose product MAAEVPGVEPERQLAGGVSRLDVAEIAALTGQSGRQGRPTLVGVEGFGGAGKTVFARRLGQLLGSFHLVHLDDFIVPGVVSNEDKTDFDRGQLARRVLEPARRGELREYQTLTDSAGGSGTWVSVPQVRHLIVEGVSAYHPELRHYYHHRIWVDAPMTVARERARQRDLRRGIYDRDLWDAWERSEISYKAKYLPHLRCDIVYDNTVESANLRCVDE is encoded by the coding sequence ATGGCGGCTGAGGTGCCGGGGGTGGAGCCCGAGCGGCAGCTTGCGGGCGGGGTGTCGCGGCTGGACGTGGCGGAGATCGCCGCGCTGACCGGCCAGAGTGGGCGGCAAGGGCGGCCGACGCTGGTCGGAGTGGAGGGATTCGGTGGCGCCGGCAAGACCGTCTTCGCTCGGCGGCTCGGTCAACTGCTGGGCAGTTTCCATCTGGTGCACCTGGACGACTTCATCGTTCCTGGCGTGGTCAGCAATGAGGACAAGACCGACTTCGATCGGGGGCAACTCGCCCGTCGGGTGCTCGAGCCGGCCCGGCGTGGCGAGCTCAGGGAGTATCAGACCCTGACGGACAGTGCTGGCGGGTCGGGCACGTGGGTGAGCGTGCCGCAGGTCCGACACCTCATCGTGGAGGGCGTGTCCGCGTACCACCCCGAGCTACGGCACTACTACCACCACCGGATCTGGGTCGACGCGCCGATGACGGTCGCCCGGGAGCGGGCCAGGCAGCGGGACCTGCGGCGGGGCATCTACGACCGGGATCTGTGGGACGCCTGGGAACGCTCGGAGATCAGCTACAAGGCCAAGTACCTGCCCCACCTGAGGTGCGACATCGTGTACGACAACACCGTAGAGTCCGCCAACCTTCGGTGCGTCGACGAGTGA
- a CDS encoding SRPBCC domain-containing protein: protein MKDILDELAAAHRELRMGSVPAGEAHAVVLRRRYAAEINDVWDAITSAERLSRWFLPVSGDLRLGGRYQLQGNAGGEILRCEPPRLLKVSWLFGPDAKAGTSEVEVRLTPGPSGDTEFELVHTAVVDEAFFSTYGPGATGVGWDLGLLGLALHLAGGEIKNPGEFEVSPEAREFSRRSAASWGEAHLAAGGDPAQVAAAVEATTTFYAPDPT from the coding sequence GTGAAGGACATACTGGACGAACTGGCGGCCGCGCACCGCGAGCTGCGGATGGGCAGCGTGCCAGCCGGCGAGGCGCACGCGGTGGTGCTCCGCCGTCGATACGCCGCGGAGATCAACGACGTCTGGGACGCCATTACCAGCGCCGAGCGGCTGAGCCGCTGGTTCCTGCCGGTCAGCGGCGACCTGCGGCTGGGCGGGAGGTACCAGTTGCAGGGGAACGCGGGTGGCGAGATCCTCCGGTGCGAGCCCCCACGGCTGCTCAAGGTGTCATGGCTCTTCGGCCCGGATGCCAAGGCCGGTACGAGCGAGGTCGAGGTGCGCCTGACCCCCGGCCCGTCCGGCGACACCGAGTTCGAGCTGGTCCACACGGCCGTCGTCGACGAGGCCTTCTTCTCGACGTACGGTCCGGGCGCCACCGGGGTCGGCTGGGACCTGGGCCTGCTCGGCCTGGCCCTGCACCTGGCCGGCGGCGAGATCAAGAACCCGGGCGAGTTCGAGGTGTCGCCCGAGGCGCGCGAGTTCAGCCGGCGCAGCGCCGCGTCCTGGGGCGAGGCGCATCTCGCTGCGGGCGGTGACCCGGCGCAGGTCGCCGCAGCGGTCGAGGCCACGACGACGTTCTACGCGCCGGACCCGACCTGA
- a CDS encoding SchA/CurD-like domain-containing protein — translation MPYAAIRYDVIPGHEEEIAEIFQGFRRVSTPILKDEQGEVVGQLLGSAVFISDEIVVRVIHYEGDFRAIGRHMGQQSGVHDLEGKLAKYLKTQRDTSTPQKFAEYFRNANMRCIAQLTKENYPGPLPAGVEA, via the coding sequence ATGCCGTACGCCGCGATCAGGTACGACGTCATTCCCGGCCACGAGGAAGAGATCGCCGAGATCTTCCAGGGCTTCCGCCGGGTCAGCACCCCGATCCTGAAGGACGAGCAGGGCGAGGTGGTCGGCCAGCTGCTGGGCAGCGCCGTCTTCATCAGCGACGAGATCGTCGTCCGGGTCATCCACTACGAGGGCGACTTCCGCGCCATCGGCCGGCACATGGGCCAGCAGTCCGGCGTGCACGACCTCGAGGGCAAGCTCGCCAAGTACCTGAAGACGCAGCGCGACACCAGCACCCCGCAGAAGTTCGCCGAGTACTTCCGCAACGCCAACATGCGCTGCATCGCGCAGCTCACCAAGGAGAACTACCCCGGCCCGCTGCCGGCCGGCGTCGAGGCCTGA
- a CDS encoding transcriptional regulator, whose translation MTGPVDAPTPAETESPHPFTGLDDVVHQRVRLGILTIAHEARRVEFGYLRTQLELTAGNLSQHLGVLEKAGLVEVKKGYAGRTWITLTAAGSTALADEIGRLKLLIARVETTDTPADR comes from the coding sequence GTGACCGGCCCCGTCGACGCCCCGACGCCGGCCGAGACCGAGTCCCCGCATCCGTTCACCGGCCTGGACGACGTGGTGCACCAGCGGGTCCGGCTGGGCATCCTCACCATCGCGCACGAGGCCCGCCGGGTCGAGTTCGGCTACCTGCGCACCCAACTGGAGTTGACCGCCGGCAACCTCTCCCAGCACCTGGGCGTGCTGGAGAAGGCCGGCCTGGTCGAGGTCAAGAAGGGCTACGCCGGCCGGACCTGGATCACCCTCACCGCTGCCGGCAGCACCGCGCTCGCCGACGAGATCGGGCGGCTGAAGCTGCTCATCGCACGGGTCGAGACCACCGACACCCCAGCGGACCGGTAA
- a CDS encoding inositol monophosphatase family protein: protein MSISDLHLVIAAAEAGATVVRSHYGSALTRIEKSAGDFATASDVEAEQAILEVLRAARPDDLMVGEESGRTGTGENGRAWLVDPLCGTLNYAVQTRLVSVNVALRVGSRVVVAASADPFAEEVFWTDGAGANVRCAGVDERLAPSAESRLVDVNLDAPSPYERTRLAARLLADVGFMERFHPRVVSTTLAVAWVAAGRRAAYVTYGDLRDSVHFAAGIALCQAAGCVVTGIDGQPLHTGVGGLVVAADEQTHAALLTLLRDQRQEEK from the coding sequence GTGTCGATCAGCGACCTGCACCTGGTCATCGCAGCGGCGGAAGCCGGCGCCACGGTCGTGCGCTCCCACTACGGGTCGGCGTTGACCCGGATCGAGAAGTCCGCGGGGGACTTCGCCACGGCGTCCGACGTCGAGGCGGAGCAGGCCATTCTCGAGGTCCTGCGCGCCGCCCGGCCGGACGACCTCATGGTGGGCGAGGAGAGCGGGCGTACGGGAACCGGCGAGAACGGACGGGCGTGGCTCGTCGACCCGTTGTGCGGGACGTTGAACTACGCCGTCCAGACCAGGCTGGTCTCGGTCAACGTCGCGCTGCGCGTGGGATCGCGGGTCGTCGTGGCGGCCTCGGCGGACCCGTTCGCCGAGGAGGTGTTCTGGACCGACGGCGCTGGCGCCAACGTACGCTGCGCCGGCGTGGACGAGCGGCTCGCGCCGTCGGCCGAGTCCCGGCTGGTGGACGTCAACCTCGACGCGCCGTCTCCATACGAGCGAACCCGGCTGGCCGCGCGGTTGCTCGCCGACGTGGGGTTCATGGAACGCTTCCACCCGCGGGTCGTCTCCACCACGCTGGCGGTCGCCTGGGTCGCCGCCGGCCGGCGGGCGGCCTACGTGACGTACGGCGACCTGCGCGACAGCGTCCACTTCGCGGCTGGCATCGCCCTCTGTCAGGCGGCCGGCTGCGTGGTGACCGGGATCGACGGTCAGCCGCTGCACACCGGTGTAGGCGGACTCGTCGTGGCCGCCGACGAGCAGACACACGCCGCCCTGCTGACCCTGCTGCGGGATCAGCGCCAAGAAGAGAAGTGA
- a CDS encoding M24 family metallopeptidase: MFANLERLAQFMDEQGLDGLVATTIENVYYLTGVAAVGLEIFPHTGQAYAVVTRDALDRPHFVASRCDIDQALDASVEIAGAVGFGVFYRELPDGVELTDREKKLVATSVDAPVVPTPMDALVETLRRAGLAEARIGLDEDGVAHGYVDALRQKLPRLDVRMASNSLRWARKVKTEREVRSVTAAAHVAEIGIQAVGALAAPGVTERELVREFERAVAGAGGRAKFSHIKIGRAGVWGQTRPSDVALNRGDAIWFDVGCVVDGYWADIARVINLGEPPEKLVRYYAAMKAGCDRAFEEAKPGMTGGELFRLVVDAVHEAGVPHYRRNHVGHGIGVELYDRVNITPDNEDTLEEGSSSTSRRPTTSSASGPSRSRTRS; encoded by the coding sequence GTGTTCGCCAACCTTGAACGGCTCGCCCAATTCATGGACGAGCAGGGGCTGGACGGGCTGGTCGCCACGACGATCGAGAACGTCTACTACCTGACCGGGGTCGCCGCAGTCGGCCTGGAGATCTTCCCGCACACTGGGCAGGCGTACGCGGTGGTCACCCGGGACGCGCTGGACCGGCCGCACTTCGTCGCCTCCCGGTGCGACATCGACCAGGCCCTCGACGCGTCCGTCGAGATCGCCGGCGCGGTCGGCTTCGGCGTCTTCTACCGGGAGCTGCCCGACGGCGTCGAGCTGACCGACCGGGAGAAGAAGCTCGTCGCCACCTCGGTCGACGCCCCGGTGGTGCCGACCCCGATGGACGCCCTGGTGGAGACGCTGCGCCGGGCCGGGCTCGCCGAGGCCCGGATCGGCCTCGACGAGGACGGGGTGGCGCACGGCTACGTCGACGCGCTACGGCAGAAGCTGCCCCGGCTGGACGTGCGGATGGCGTCGAACTCGCTGCGCTGGGCCCGCAAGGTCAAGACCGAGCGGGAGGTGCGCAGCGTCACCGCCGCCGCGCACGTGGCCGAGATCGGCATCCAGGCGGTCGGCGCGCTGGCCGCGCCCGGGGTGACCGAGCGGGAACTGGTCCGCGAGTTCGAGCGGGCGGTGGCCGGCGCGGGCGGCCGGGCCAAGTTCAGCCACATCAAGATCGGCCGGGCCGGGGTGTGGGGGCAGACCCGCCCCAGCGACGTGGCGCTGAACCGGGGTGACGCCATCTGGTTCGACGTCGGCTGCGTGGTCGACGGCTACTGGGCCGACATCGCCCGGGTGATCAACCTGGGCGAGCCGCCGGAAAAGCTGGTCAGGTACTACGCAGCGATGAAGGCCGGCTGCGACCGGGCGTTCGAGGAGGCCAAGCCGGGCATGACCGGCGGGGAGCTGTTCCGGCTCGTGGTCGACGCGGTGCACGAGGCGGGCGTGCCGCACTACCGCCGCAACCACGTCGGGCACGGCATCGGCGTCGAACTGTACGACCGGGTGAACATCACGCCGGACAACGAGGACACCCTCGAGGAGGGGTCATCGTCAACATCGAGACGCCCTACTACGAGTTCGGCCTCGGGGCCGTCCAGGTCGAGGACCCGTTCCTGA
- a CDS encoding asparagine synthetase B family protein codes for MSGVFGWIDFTRDLVLDRPVVTMLTATLAQRGPDGEAVWVSPRAALGYRTLDVDGNVGRQPFVTEVDGSPVVAAVTGAPLGLEDLRQRLRSAGRGFAPETPPVELISAAYQQWGVEFIPWLAGPFAIVIWDARTEELVLARDQLAQQPLYYTHTSTGLIFSTERKALLAHPEVEAVLDTNGLREAISHALPPGPLFKGLESVKGAQIARFSRTGWNKQTYWKLSSRPHEEDMDSTIATVRRMLEDSIRETLPADTSKLVATLSGGIDSSSVAALAAAELRRRGGDKLRTYTVDFKSTEFEADVMRDTRDSPYAQAAADMIDSVHNLVELESTDILHPIIRQGMLRAKDAPARIYDMETSQYLFIQHAGAQGGKIVLTGGAGDQLFQGARWSTDQGLVGAGTFPWIALAQRFGATNGFGTALFNADTLAALDLPNYYADEYQKALGEIEYLPGEDEWQRNMRRVSYLVLTRGPLDSSVFAAAGLQTRAPINYYKLVEYAYNIPAAYQHHGGIEKSLLRAAVADLLPEEVLKRRQSATPVSNHPSYAQRLQDEFRAILADPNAPVRPLIDLEAATALAENAPRLAKDRLARAAAELTLQLNLWLHHYRVRLAL; via the coding sequence ATGTCTGGCGTTTTTGGCTGGATCGACTTCACCCGGGACCTGGTCCTGGACCGACCGGTCGTCACGATGCTGACGGCCACGCTGGCCCAGCGGGGCCCGGACGGCGAGGCGGTGTGGGTCTCGCCGCGCGCCGCCCTGGGCTACCGCACCCTCGACGTGGACGGGAACGTCGGCCGGCAGCCCTTCGTCACCGAGGTCGACGGCAGCCCTGTCGTCGCCGCCGTGACCGGTGCCCCGCTCGGCCTGGAGGATCTGCGGCAGCGGCTGCGCTCCGCCGGTCGCGGCTTCGCCCCGGAGACCCCGCCGGTCGAGCTGATCTCCGCCGCCTACCAGCAGTGGGGGGTGGAGTTCATCCCCTGGCTCGCCGGCCCGTTCGCGATCGTGATCTGGGACGCCCGCACCGAGGAACTGGTGCTGGCCCGCGACCAGCTCGCCCAGCAGCCGCTCTACTACACCCACACCTCCACCGGCCTGATCTTCTCCACCGAGCGGAAGGCCCTGCTGGCCCACCCGGAGGTGGAGGCGGTCCTGGACACCAACGGGCTGCGTGAGGCGATCTCCCACGCGCTGCCGCCCGGCCCGCTGTTCAAGGGCCTGGAGAGCGTCAAGGGCGCCCAGATCGCCCGGTTCAGCCGTACCGGCTGGAACAAGCAGACGTACTGGAAGCTCTCCTCGCGGCCGCACGAGGAGGACATGGACAGCACCATCGCCACGGTCCGGCGGATGCTGGAGGACAGCATCCGGGAGACCCTGCCGGCGGACACGTCCAAGCTGGTGGCCACCCTCTCCGGGGGCATCGACTCGTCCTCGGTGGCGGCGCTGGCCGCGGCCGAGCTGCGCCGCCGGGGCGGCGACAAACTGCGGACGTACACGGTGGACTTCAAGTCCACCGAGTTCGAGGCGGACGTCATGCGGGACACCCGCGACTCGCCGTACGCGCAGGCCGCCGCGGACATGATCGACTCGGTGCACAACCTGGTCGAGCTGGAGTCGACGGACATCCTGCACCCGATCATCCGGCAGGGCATGCTCCGGGCCAAGGACGCTCCGGCCCGGATCTACGACATGGAGACCTCGCAGTACCTGTTCATCCAGCACGCGGGGGCGCAGGGCGGCAAGATCGTCCTGACCGGCGGCGCCGGTGACCAGCTCTTCCAGGGTGCCCGCTGGTCCACCGACCAGGGCCTGGTGGGGGCCGGCACGTTCCCGTGGATCGCGTTGGCGCAGCGCTTCGGCGCGACCAACGGCTTCGGCACCGCCCTGTTCAACGCCGACACGCTCGCCGCGCTGGACCTGCCCAACTACTACGCCGACGAGTACCAGAAGGCGCTCGGTGAGATCGAGTACCTGCCGGGCGAGGACGAGTGGCAGCGGAACATGCGCCGCGTCTCGTACCTGGTGCTCACCCGGGGTCCGCTGGACTCGTCGGTGTTCGCGGCGGCCGGGCTGCAGACCCGCGCCCCGATCAACTACTACAAGCTCGTCGAGTACGCCTACAACATCCCGGCGGCGTACCAGCACCACGGCGGCATCGAGAAGAGCCTGCTCCGCGCGGCGGTCGCCGACCTGCTACCGGAGGAGGTGCTCAAGCGGCGGCAGAGCGCCACGCCGGTCAGCAACCACCCGAGCTACGCGCAGCGGCTCCAGGACGAGTTCCGGGCGATCCTCGCCGACCCGAACGCCCCGGTCCGGCCGCTGATCGACCTCGAGGCGGCGACCGCGCTGGCCGAGAACGCACCGCGCCTGGCCAAGGACCGGCTCGCCCGCGCGGCGGCCGAGCTGACCCTCCAGCTCAACCTCTGGCTGCACCACTACCGGGTACGGCTGGCGCTGTAA
- a CDS encoding multicopper oxidase family protein, with amino-acid sequence MLFESYLNYDIEVALFLTLLWGTSAVLVARKPRHRSDKRGRRRATFMLVLVALGWLGVAGRLVTTALMGSFDYLFVADRVAVALPLVILPAVAVLVLAVPRWLAHRRNPSAETRLATFAPQAVVPFQATALGALTGFVTAILVTMGPPQLVPILTIYVGFLTVLVGLWLWQQYRYRVAANGGPVRRSLPVRAVRGVAVVAVFALVLVGGLSWAANETVLPGRMNMTDHAHGGVSASGAHGHGGGRTVSVADLTGPRSETPDRKFTLVAEAQKLRLASGKEVDAWLFNGQSPGPELRVKKGELIEVTVHNKVPDTSVSVHWHGVDVPNAEDGVAGVTQDAIQPGGTHVYRFRPDEVGTHWYHSHQQSSIQVKKGLFGPLIIEPEQSDLAPGTQDLIVSAHTWYEDKLPLEPPALFGTIDQLERRKMAPGTPVRLRLINTDGATHRYSLTGTPFKVVAIDGNPVNEPTEVAGKQLVIGGGGRYDVEFAMPAQPVRLTELRRYGKELRVVEGGLLFSADGTGDVPPDKPQETFDPTTYGSPLPTEFGRDSKFTKTHSLVFDNELWFYDGKFTVVWASNGMAFPKAPSLTVREGDLVKVRFANRSHFDHPMHLHGHHVLVLSRNGKPATGSPLWLDTVNVEVGEIWEVAFKADNPGLWMDHCHNLDHAAAGMMSHVIYEGVTTPYEVGHDTPNELE; translated from the coding sequence GTGTTGTTCGAAAGTTATCTGAACTACGACATCGAGGTCGCGCTCTTCCTCACCCTGCTGTGGGGCACGAGCGCGGTCCTGGTGGCGCGTAAGCCCCGCCACCGCTCCGACAAGCGGGGCCGACGCCGGGCCACCTTCATGCTGGTGCTGGTCGCCCTCGGCTGGCTCGGCGTCGCCGGCCGGCTGGTCACCACCGCGCTGATGGGCAGCTTCGACTACCTCTTCGTGGCCGACCGGGTCGCCGTGGCGCTGCCCCTGGTGATCCTGCCGGCGGTGGCGGTGCTGGTGCTGGCGGTGCCCCGCTGGCTCGCCCACCGGCGGAACCCCTCGGCCGAGACCCGGCTGGCGACCTTCGCCCCGCAGGCGGTCGTGCCCTTCCAGGCGACCGCGCTGGGCGCGCTGACCGGCTTCGTCACCGCCATCCTGGTCACCATGGGACCGCCGCAGCTCGTCCCGATCCTCACCATCTACGTGGGCTTCCTGACCGTCCTGGTCGGACTCTGGCTCTGGCAGCAGTACCGCTACCGGGTCGCCGCGAACGGCGGACCGGTCCGCCGCTCCCTGCCGGTGCGGGCGGTGCGCGGGGTGGCCGTCGTCGCGGTGTTCGCCCTGGTCCTGGTCGGTGGCCTGAGCTGGGCGGCCAACGAGACCGTCCTGCCCGGGCGGATGAACATGACCGACCACGCCCACGGCGGCGTCTCGGCGTCCGGCGCGCACGGCCACGGCGGCGGTCGTACGGTCAGCGTGGCCGACCTGACCGGGCCGCGTAGCGAGACCCCGGACCGGAAGTTCACCCTGGTCGCCGAGGCGCAGAAACTGCGGCTGGCGTCCGGTAAGGAGGTCGACGCGTGGCTGTTCAACGGGCAGAGCCCCGGGCCGGAGCTGCGGGTCAAGAAGGGTGAGCTGATCGAGGTCACCGTGCACAACAAGGTGCCGGACACCAGCGTGTCGGTGCACTGGCACGGTGTGGACGTACCCAACGCCGAGGACGGCGTCGCCGGGGTCACCCAGGACGCGATCCAGCCCGGCGGCACGCACGTCTACCGGTTCCGGCCGGACGAGGTCGGCACCCACTGGTACCACTCCCACCAGCAGTCCTCCATCCAGGTCAAGAAGGGCCTGTTCGGGCCGCTGATCATCGAGCCGGAACAGTCGGACCTCGCCCCCGGCACCCAGGACCTGATCGTCTCCGCGCACACCTGGTACGAGGACAAGCTGCCGCTGGAGCCACCGGCCCTGTTCGGCACCATCGACCAGCTCGAACGGCGCAAGATGGCCCCGGGTACCCCGGTCCGGCTCCGGCTGATCAACACCGACGGCGCCACCCACCGGTACTCACTGACCGGGACCCCGTTCAAGGTGGTCGCCATCGACGGCAACCCGGTCAACGAACCCACCGAGGTCGCCGGCAAGCAGCTCGTCATCGGCGGCGGCGGCCGGTACGACGTCGAGTTCGCCATGCCCGCACAGCCGGTCCGCCTCACCGAACTGCGGCGGTACGGCAAGGAGCTGCGGGTCGTCGAAGGCGGTCTGCTGTTTAGCGCCGACGGCACCGGTGACGTGCCGCCGGACAAGCCGCAGGAGACGTTCGACCCCACCACGTACGGCTCGCCGCTGCCCACCGAGTTCGGTCGGGACAGCAAGTTCACCAAGACGCACTCGCTGGTCTTCGACAACGAGCTGTGGTTCTACGACGGTAAGTTCACCGTCGTCTGGGCCAGCAACGGCATGGCCTTCCCGAAGGCCCCGTCGCTCACCGTCCGCGAGGGCGACCTGGTGAAGGTACGCTTCGCCAACCGCAGCCACTTCGACCACCCGATGCACCTGCACGGCCACCACGTGCTGGTGCTCAGCCGCAACGGCAAGCCGGCCACCGGCAGCCCGCTCTGGCTGGACACGGTCAACGTCGAGGTGGGGGAGATCTGGGAGGTGGCCTTCAAGGCCGACAATCCGGGCCTGTGGATGGACCACTGCCACAACCTCGACCACGCCGCGGCCGGCATGATGTCGCACGTCATCTACGAGGGCGTGACCACCCCGTACGAGGTCGGCCACGACACCCCCAACGAACTGGAGTAG
- a CDS encoding PLP-dependent cysteine synthase family protein codes for MINDSVLDTIGRTPVVRLNRLRVDNGSEILLKLESRNPAGSVKDRTALSMVLEAERDGRLKPGGTIIESSSGNTAKGLALIGAARGYRVILVTDPKAPASMVEYVSAFGAELEIVKEPDETGYQRPRLNRVHELLASTPGAFWPNQYDNPANPKIHAEQTAYEILDDVGQFDALVAAVGTGGHISGLAETLKKKLPDVVTVGVDAKGSSAFGFPYESWLMRGLGIAWKPENLTTELVDRVHLVADHEGIATSRLLARKEGLLVGESAGAAVFGALHYAHHNPGARIVAVAPDDGGNYLGESYDDEWLRAHGLGDAVLALSTTEVLVAAANEPAWPSMTLEQVSRLVTSG; via the coding sequence ATGATCAATGACAGTGTTCTGGACACAATCGGCCGTACCCCGGTGGTCCGGCTGAACCGCCTCCGGGTCGACAACGGCTCGGAGATCCTGCTCAAGCTCGAGTCCCGCAACCCGGCCGGCAGCGTCAAGGACCGCACCGCGCTGTCCATGGTGCTGGAGGCGGAACGCGACGGGCGGCTCAAGCCCGGCGGCACCATCATCGAGTCCTCCTCCGGCAACACCGCCAAGGGACTCGCGCTGATCGGTGCCGCCCGCGGGTACCGGGTCATCCTGGTCACCGACCCGAAGGCCCCGGCGTCCATGGTGGAGTACGTCTCCGCCTTCGGTGCCGAGCTGGAAATCGTCAAGGAGCCGGACGAGACCGGGTACCAGCGGCCACGGCTGAACCGGGTGCACGAGCTGCTGGCGTCCACGCCGGGCGCGTTCTGGCCCAACCAGTACGACAACCCGGCCAACCCGAAGATCCACGCCGAGCAGACCGCGTACGAGATTCTCGACGACGTGGGCCAGTTCGACGCGCTGGTCGCGGCGGTCGGCACCGGTGGACACATCAGCGGGCTGGCCGAGACCCTGAAGAAGAAGCTGCCCGACGTGGTCACCGTCGGGGTGGACGCCAAGGGGTCGAGTGCGTTCGGTTTCCCGTACGAGAGCTGGCTGATGCGCGGCCTGGGCATCGCCTGGAAGCCGGAGAACCTGACCACCGAGCTGGTCGACCGGGTGCACCTGGTCGCCGACCACGAGGGGATCGCCACCAGCCGGCTGCTGGCCCGCAAGGAGGGCCTGCTGGTCGGCGAGTCGGCCGGAGCGGCGGTCTTCGGGGCGCTGCACTACGCGCACCACAACCCGGGTGCGCGGATCGTCGCGGTGGCCCCGGACGACGGCGGCAACTACCTCGGCGAGTCGTACGACGACGAGTGGCTGCGGGCACACGGCCTGGGCGACGCGGTACTCGCGCTCTCCACCACGGAGGTGCTGGTCGCCGCCGCCAACGAGCCGGCCTGGCCGTCGATGACGTTGGAGCAGGTGTCCCGCCTGGTCACGAGCGGCTGA